In Pseudomonas sp. DNDY-54, a genomic segment contains:
- a CDS encoding TRAP transporter substrate-binding protein — translation MFKSCVAALVAALCWLSAPAMAAEGEPFVIKFAHVVADDTPKGKGALLFQKLVHERLAGKVKVEVYPNSTLVGDADEMQALLNNEVQILAPSLSKFGKYTKKLQVFDLPFLFDDQAAVQRFQKRETSRDLLRSMADSGIYGLAYWNNGLKQLSATQALRLPEDAGGLAFRIQPSAVLEAQFNAVGAKPVVLPFADVYKSLKAGVVQGAENPWSNIISQQMHTVQPFITESNHGVLNYMLVTNSKFWMSMPFAVRSELEGIVLEVTNAVNREAAALNQRDRDRILASGSSKLIALTPEQRQAWREKMMPVWQSYEAEIGADVIRAALTVNRKH, via the coding sequence ATGTTCAAGTCTTGTGTTGCTGCGCTGGTCGCAGCCCTGTGTTGGTTGAGTGCCCCGGCCATGGCGGCAGAAGGGGAACCCTTCGTCATCAAGTTCGCCCACGTGGTAGCGGATGACACGCCCAAGGGCAAAGGCGCACTGCTGTTCCAGAAGCTGGTGCACGAGCGCCTCGCGGGGAAGGTCAAGGTCGAGGTCTACCCGAACTCGACACTGGTCGGCGATGCCGACGAGATGCAGGCGCTGCTGAACAATGAGGTGCAGATCCTGGCCCCGTCGCTGTCCAAGTTCGGCAAGTACACCAAGAAGTTGCAGGTGTTCGACCTGCCATTCCTGTTTGATGACCAGGCGGCGGTCCAGCGCTTTCAGAAGCGTGAGACGAGCCGTGACTTGCTGCGATCCATGGCCGATTCCGGCATCTATGGCCTGGCTTACTGGAATAACGGTCTGAAGCAGCTTTCCGCCACACAGGCGTTGCGCTTGCCAGAAGATGCCGGCGGGCTGGCGTTCCGTATTCAGCCCTCCGCCGTGCTCGAGGCGCAGTTCAATGCGGTGGGTGCGAAGCCGGTCGTGCTGCCTTTCGCCGATGTGTACAAGTCGCTGAAGGCGGGCGTCGTCCAAGGTGCAGAAAACCCCTGGTCAAACATCATCAGCCAACAGATGCACACCGTTCAGCCGTTCATCACGGAGAGCAACCACGGTGTCCTTAACTACATGCTGGTGACCAACTCGAAGTTTTGGATGAGCATGCCATTCGCAGTGCGCTCTGAGCTCGAAGGTATCGTTCTTGAGGTGACCAATGCGGTCAACCGTGAGGCGGCTGCGCTGAACCAGCGTGATCGCGACCGGATCCTCGCGAGCGGTAGCAGCAAGCTGATCGCGCTCACGCCTGAGCAGCGTCAAGCCTGGCGCGAAAAGATGATGCCGGTGTGGCAGTCCTACGAGGCTGAGATCGGTGCCGATGTGATTCGCGCAGCGTTGACGGTCAACCGCAAGCATTAA
- a CDS encoding NAD(P)/FAD-dependent oxidoreductase, producing MSPSPPPPTLIDCLIVGGGPGGLTAALYLARFRRSCLVVDAGSSRASWIPRSHNYPGFPPGINGNELLARLRDQASGYGARLEQGRVEHIEPHADGFSVRYGDQLCVTRRIILATGIEDTLPDMPEVEQAIAEGKVRLCAICDGYEVDGDNVAVYGEAENAISHAVFLRTFSDRVTVVVHGEQDACDQAIALAEHYDIRLISDRVEALQPCASGIELVTCSGDTHLFDIIYPSLGARFRSELALQLGAGCDECGGIEVDDRLQTSVRGIYAIGDVTLGLKQISVAIGQAAQAATAVHNSLESNPWGGSAATR from the coding sequence ATGAGTCCAAGCCCGCCGCCACCCACCCTGATTGACTGCCTGATTGTCGGCGGCGGTCCCGGCGGGCTGACGGCAGCACTTTATCTCGCCCGCTTCCGCCGCAGCTGCCTGGTGGTAGACGCCGGCTCCAGCCGCGCCTCATGGATACCCCGCTCGCATAACTACCCGGGCTTCCCGCCGGGGATCAACGGCAACGAGCTTCTCGCCCGCCTGCGCGACCAGGCCAGCGGTTATGGCGCCAGGCTCGAACAGGGCCGGGTTGAGCACATCGAACCGCATGCCGACGGCTTCAGCGTGCGCTATGGCGATCAGCTCTGTGTCACCCGACGGATCATCCTCGCGACCGGCATCGAAGACACCTTGCCCGACATGCCCGAGGTAGAGCAGGCCATCGCCGAGGGCAAGGTGCGGCTGTGCGCCATCTGCGACGGTTACGAGGTCGACGGCGACAACGTCGCCGTCTATGGCGAAGCGGAAAACGCCATCAGCCATGCCGTGTTTCTGCGCACCTTCAGCGACCGCGTCACCGTGGTGGTCCATGGCGAGCAGGATGCCTGCGATCAGGCCATTGCGCTGGCCGAGCACTACGATATTCGACTGATCAGCGACCGTGTCGAAGCGCTGCAACCCTGCGCGTCCGGCATCGAACTGGTGACCTGTAGCGGTGACACGCATCTGTTCGACATCATCTATCCCAGCCTTGGTGCCCGCTTTCGCTCCGAATTGGCGCTTCAACTCGGGGCGGGCTGCGATGAGTGCGGCGGCATAGAAGTCGATGATCGCCTGCAGACTTCAGTGCGTGGAATCTATGCAATTGGCGATGTCACCCTGGGCCTGAAGCAGATTAGCGTTGCGATCGGCCAGGCCGCACAGGCCGCCACCGCCGTGCACAACAGCCTGGAGTCCAATCCCTGGGGTGGTTCGGCGGCGACCCGCTAA
- a CDS encoding DUF488 domain-containing protein, translating to MIVCKRAYEPSTAGDGYRVLVDRLWPRNLSKDVLRLDSWMQDLAPSSPLRRAFKGGELSFDRFREAYRKELAGHPEHWWRLLDIAANGPLTLVYSARDEQQNNARVLAEWLEEELERRGAPSSPTCYAGERMS from the coding sequence ATGATCGTTTGCAAACGTGCCTACGAACCCAGCACAGCCGGAGATGGCTATCGCGTCCTGGTGGACCGCCTCTGGCCACGAAATCTGTCCAAGGATGTTTTGCGCCTGGATAGCTGGATGCAGGATTTGGCGCCATCGAGCCCTTTGCGCCGGGCTTTCAAAGGTGGCGAGTTGTCGTTCGACAGGTTTCGCGAGGCGTATCGCAAGGAGCTGGCCGGCCATCCTGAGCACTGGTGGCGGCTGCTGGACATCGCCGCCAACGGCCCACTTACGCTGGTTTACAGCGCTCGCGACGAGCAACAGAACAATGCGCGGGTCTTGGCCGAATGGCTGGAAGAAGAACTGGAGCGGCGTGGCGCGCCAAGCTCGCCGACGTGCTACGCCGGCGAGCGGATGTCGTGA
- a CDS encoding CheR family methyltransferase, translating into MSTSPEPSMPKNLPVARSTLQFPVVGIGASAGGLKALLTLFEHMPNDCGMAFVVIMHLSPKHESAADKILQNVTRMPVRQVTEPVLIEANHIYVIPPALDLSMNDGYLRLLKPERQRGAQVAIDLFFRALADVHHSHAVGIVLSGSGSDGSVGLSRIKEQGGVTLAQTPEDAEYDSMPRSAIETGMVDIVLPAVEMPQKLMELSNNLQVLLKRKDPIAPAGDTEQAGDAQGAIEQAQAHTQSKPNELALREILAALRTRTGHDFRHYKQATVLRRIERRMQVNALRDMPSYAKFLQSQPEETPALLADMLIGVTNFFRDREAFEALERDIIPSLFEQKLNTDDKTLRVWAAACSTGEEAYSLGMLLSDQADVSNAKGEIQLQLFATDIDDRALETARAGVYPQAIVTDVPPSRLRQHFVKEQNHYRMQKELRERILFARHNILRDPPFSRLDLISCRNLMIYLDRDIQIEVLRMFHFALNPGGYLFLGSSETADACSQLFTPVDKKNRIYRAKEVSSSLRRAPAGPYQGFTLAPASRPPFHEPSRRNKKFSYADVHQRALEQYAPPSVIVNHDADIVHMSDRAGNFLRYVGGEPSLNLTALVHPQLRLELRTALYQAAHTVKSVEARRVQLERDGRSFFVNMVVRPFRDNEAGSDYMLVIFDEVEACMDNRTLEDDDTKDSVLTQLEAELHQTKEQLQITMEHSETSTEELRASNEELQAINEELRSATEELETSKEELQSINEELTTVNFELKAKVDETSKINDDLQNLISSTDIATVFVDRKMRIKWFTPRAKDIFNVIGNDAGRSLLDITHRLDYPRLHQDAAEAFEALRLVEREVKDQASNHWYLARFLPYRTIDDRIQGAVLTFIDITDRRRAEERLRAGEAHLRLLAQSTKGYAIITLGCDGMITTWNYGAQLIFGYTEQEAIGQSVDMLYTPEDQKAGVPDAERQRALEQGQAADERWHVRKDGTRCFFSGLVNPLVDGNGQVTGFAKIARDMTEDRLRSSDQQNELASIQAANEQKDQFFAVLSHELKHPLNLIQLNTDLIGRSQAAKNAPNLRKATLAIQNAVRSQSRIIDDLMDVSRIRTGKLKLNFVTLHYQELLKGIEAVFGPLAQGEGVSFETFKPDQAVFVHADPTRLEQIIWNLLNNAWKFTKGGERICMQLERDGDQARLDVIDTGEGISADFLPKVFDMFGQAEMQHAQRSKHGLGIGLALVKQLVEAHGGRIEAFSEGLGRGARFSVWLPMHLQTELELSDNAHANDAGGLAGISILLVDDSPDILDTMCELLESEGATVTTADGGAQGIEQAETTRFDVIVSDIGMPVIDGHRMMGEIRRGTTNAETPSIALTGYGTLRDVEKAKAAGFTLHLRKPIDLQALIDAVMQATR; encoded by the coding sequence ATGAGTACCAGCCCTGAGCCGTCCATGCCCAAGAACCTCCCTGTCGCGCGCAGCACGCTGCAGTTTCCTGTGGTCGGGATTGGCGCCTCGGCGGGCGGGCTGAAAGCGCTACTGACATTGTTTGAACACATGCCCAACGATTGCGGCATGGCGTTCGTGGTGATCATGCACCTCTCGCCCAAGCATGAAAGCGCCGCCGACAAGATTCTGCAGAACGTCACTCGGATGCCGGTTCGCCAGGTAACCGAGCCGGTCCTCATCGAGGCGAATCACATTTACGTGATCCCACCGGCGCTGGACCTGTCAATGAACGACGGCTACCTCCGCCTACTGAAGCCCGAGCGGCAGCGCGGCGCGCAAGTGGCCATTGACCTGTTCTTCCGCGCCTTGGCCGATGTGCATCACAGTCACGCGGTCGGCATCGTGCTCTCGGGCAGCGGCTCGGACGGCTCGGTCGGGCTGTCCCGCATCAAGGAACAGGGTGGTGTCACCCTGGCGCAGACGCCGGAAGATGCCGAATACGATTCGATGCCGCGCAGCGCCATCGAGACCGGCATGGTCGACATTGTGCTCCCCGCGGTCGAGATGCCACAGAAGCTGATGGAGCTGTCTAACAACCTGCAAGTGCTGCTGAAGCGCAAGGACCCGATCGCGCCGGCCGGTGATACCGAACAAGCCGGCGATGCCCAGGGCGCGATCGAACAAGCCCAGGCTCACACCCAGTCCAAACCCAACGAGCTTGCCTTACGCGAAATTCTCGCCGCGCTGCGTACGCGCACCGGTCATGACTTCCGTCATTACAAGCAAGCCACAGTGCTACGCCGCATCGAGCGGCGCATGCAGGTCAATGCGCTGCGTGATATGCCCAGCTATGCGAAATTCTTGCAAAGCCAGCCCGAGGAAACCCCGGCGCTGCTGGCCGACATGCTGATCGGTGTGACCAACTTCTTCCGAGATCGCGAAGCGTTCGAAGCACTGGAGCGGGACATCATCCCCTCGCTGTTCGAGCAGAAGCTCAACACAGACGACAAAACCTTGCGCGTCTGGGCGGCGGCCTGCTCAACCGGTGAAGAAGCCTATTCGCTGGGCATGCTGCTCTCCGACCAGGCCGACGTCAGCAATGCGAAAGGCGAAATACAGCTGCAATTGTTCGCCACTGATATCGATGACCGCGCGCTCGAAACCGCTCGCGCTGGCGTCTATCCGCAAGCCATCGTGACGGACGTTCCGCCGTCCCGGCTTCGGCAGCACTTCGTCAAGGAACAAAACCACTACCGCATGCAGAAGGAGCTGCGCGAGCGAATCCTGTTTGCGCGGCATAACATCCTGCGTGATCCGCCATTCTCCCGGCTCGACCTGATTTCCTGCCGCAACCTGATGATCTACCTGGACCGGGACATTCAGATTGAAGTGCTGCGCATGTTTCACTTCGCGCTCAATCCCGGCGGCTATCTGTTCCTTGGCAGTTCTGAAACGGCCGACGCCTGCAGCCAGCTGTTCACCCCGGTGGACAAGAAAAACCGCATTTACCGCGCCAAGGAGGTGTCGTCTTCCCTGCGTCGCGCGCCTGCCGGGCCTTATCAGGGGTTTACGCTCGCTCCCGCCAGCCGCCCGCCCTTTCACGAGCCGTCCAGACGCAACAAAAAATTCTCCTACGCCGACGTGCATCAACGCGCCCTGGAGCAGTACGCACCGCCCAGCGTCATCGTCAATCACGACGCCGACATCGTGCACATGTCTGACCGTGCGGGAAATTTCCTGCGTTACGTGGGTGGCGAGCCTTCACTGAACCTCACCGCACTGGTTCATCCCCAGTTGCGGCTGGAGTTACGCACCGCGCTGTACCAGGCCGCGCATACCGTTAAGAGCGTCGAGGCTCGACGCGTGCAACTGGAGCGTGATGGGCGCAGCTTCTTCGTGAACATGGTGGTGCGGCCGTTCCGCGATAACGAGGCCGGCAGCGACTACATGCTGGTGATCTTCGATGAAGTCGAAGCCTGCATGGACAACCGGACGCTCGAAGACGACGACACGAAAGACAGCGTACTGACCCAGCTTGAAGCGGAGCTACACCAGACCAAAGAGCAGCTGCAGATCACCATGGAGCACTCGGAAACCTCCACCGAGGAGCTGCGTGCGTCGAACGAGGAACTGCAGGCGATCAACGAAGAACTGCGCTCGGCCACCGAGGAGCTGGAGACCAGCAAGGAAGAGCTGCAGTCGATCAATGAAGAGCTGACGACGGTCAACTTCGAACTGAAAGCCAAGGTCGACGAAACCAGCAAGATCAACGACGACCTGCAAAACCTGATTTCATCGACCGACATCGCTACGGTCTTTGTCGACCGCAAGATGCGCATCAAATGGTTCACCCCTCGCGCAAAGGACATCTTCAACGTGATCGGCAACGATGCCGGGCGTTCTCTGCTCGACATTACTCATCGCCTCGATTACCCACGACTCCACCAGGACGCGGCCGAGGCGTTCGAAGCGCTGCGCCTGGTCGAGCGTGAGGTCAAAGACCAAGCGAGCAACCACTGGTACCTGGCGCGCTTTCTGCCCTACCGCACGATCGATGACCGCATCCAGGGCGCCGTGCTGACGTTCATTGACATCACGGACCGGCGCCGGGCTGAAGAACGCTTGCGTGCCGGCGAAGCGCACCTGAGGCTGCTCGCGCAGAGCACCAAGGGTTACGCCATCATCACGCTCGGCTGTGACGGGATGATCACCACCTGGAATTACGGCGCGCAGCTCATCTTCGGGTACACGGAACAGGAAGCGATCGGCCAATCGGTCGACATGCTCTACACCCCCGAAGACCAAAAAGCTGGCGTGCCCGATGCCGAACGCCAGCGCGCCCTTGAGCAAGGCCAGGCCGCTGACGAACGCTGGCACGTTCGCAAGGACGGCACGCGGTGCTTTTTCAGCGGGCTGGTCAACCCGTTGGTGGATGGCAACGGCCAGGTCACAGGGTTTGCCAAGATTGCCCGCGACATGACCGAAGACCGGCTGCGCAGCAGTGATCAGCAGAATGAGCTGGCCTCCATTCAAGCCGCGAACGAGCAGAAGGATCAATTCTTCGCGGTGCTCTCGCACGAGCTCAAGCACCCACTCAACCTCATCCAGCTCAACACCGACCTGATAGGGCGCTCCCAGGCGGCGAAGAACGCGCCGAACCTGCGCAAGGCCACCTTGGCGATCCAGAACGCGGTGCGCAGCCAATCGCGCATCATCGATGACCTGATGGATGTGTCACGCATCCGCACCGGCAAGCTCAAGCTCAACTTCGTCACGCTGCACTACCAGGAGTTGCTCAAGGGCATCGAGGCGGTATTCGGCCCGCTGGCTCAGGGCGAAGGGGTCAGTTTCGAAACCTTCAAGCCGGATCAGGCGGTCTTTGTTCACGCCGACCCGACGCGGCTGGAACAGATCATCTGGAATCTGTTGAACAACGCCTGGAAGTTCACCAAGGGCGGCGAGCGCATCTGCATGCAACTGGAGCGCGACGGCGACCAGGCGCGATTGGATGTTATCGACACGGGCGAAGGCATCTCGGCAGATTTCCTGCCGAAGGTCTTCGACATGTTCGGGCAGGCTGAGATGCAGCATGCCCAGCGCTCGAAACACGGACTGGGTATCGGGCTGGCGCTGGTCAAGCAACTGGTCGAAGCCCACGGTGGGCGTATCGAAGCCTTTTCCGAAGGGCTCGGCCGTGGCGCGCGATTCAGCGTCTGGTTGCCTATGCACCTGCAGACCGAGTTGGAACTCAGCGATAACGCCCATGCCAACGATGCGGGTGGATTGGCCGGTATCAGCATCCTGCTGGTGGATGATTCGCCGGACATTCTCGACACCATGTGCGAGTTGCTGGAAAGCGAAGGCGCGACGGTAACCACCGCCGACGGTGGCGCCCAAGGCATTGAGCAGGCCGAGACGACCCGTTTCGACGTGATCGTGTCCGACATCGGCATGCCGGTGATCGATGGTCACAGAATGATGGGTGAAATACGCCGCGGCACCACCAATGCCGAGACCCCGAGCATTGCTCTGACGGGCTACGGGACGCTGCGTGACGTGGAAAAAGCCAAGGCGGCGGGCTTCACGCTGCACTTGCGCAAGCCAATCGACTTGCAGGCACTGATCGACGCGGTGATGCAGGCCACGCGCTGA
- a CDS encoding L-serine ammonia-lyase: MSLSVFDLFKIGIGPSSSHTVGPMRAALRFAEGLRRDGQLTACERVRVELYGSLGATGKGHGSDKAVLLGLEGDLPETVDTAGISQRLAAMRESHELRLLGEKTIRFDLSNDLQFIRKPLAFHPNGMVFRAFDAAGLQLRSREYYSVGGGFVVDEQTAGSDRIVEDRTPLPYPFHSAAELLALCSEHSLSISQLMLANEAAWRPEAETRAGLLRIWQVMQDCVKAGCRTEGTMPGGLKVQRRAAGLYRQLSEHPEANLSDALNVLDWVNLYALAVNEENAAGGRVVTAPTNGAAGIIPALLHYYVRFIRGANEDGIVRFLLTAAAIGILYKENASISGAEVGCQGEVGVACSMGAGALCEVLGGTPRQVENAAEIGMEHNLGLTCDPVGGLVQVPCIERNAMGSVKAINAARMALRGDGSHFISLDKVIRTMRQTGADMKSKYKETARGGLAVNIIEC, encoded by the coding sequence ATGTCCCTCAGCGTCTTCGACCTGTTCAAGATCGGTATCGGACCGTCCAGTTCGCACACCGTCGGGCCGATGCGCGCGGCGTTGCGCTTTGCCGAAGGCCTCAGACGTGACGGCCAGCTGACCGCCTGCGAGCGGGTCAGGGTCGAGCTGTATGGCTCGCTCGGCGCCACAGGAAAAGGCCACGGTAGCGACAAGGCCGTGCTGCTCGGGCTTGAAGGTGATCTGCCCGAAACCGTGGATACGGCGGGCATTTCTCAGCGGCTCGCAGCGATGCGCGAATCCCACGAGTTGCGTCTGCTGGGCGAGAAGACCATTCGGTTCGATCTCAGCAATGACCTGCAATTCATCCGCAAGCCGCTCGCCTTCCACCCCAATGGTATGGTCTTTCGTGCCTTCGACGCCGCGGGACTGCAGCTGCGCAGTCGCGAGTATTACTCGGTCGGTGGCGGGTTCGTGGTCGATGAGCAGACGGCGGGCAGCGATCGCATCGTCGAGGACCGCACGCCGCTGCCCTATCCCTTCCATAGCGCGGCTGAGTTGCTGGCGCTGTGCAGTGAGCACAGCTTGTCCATCAGCCAGCTGATGCTGGCCAACGAAGCGGCCTGGCGGCCGGAGGCCGAGACCCGCGCCGGCTTGCTGCGAATCTGGCAAGTGATGCAGGACTGCGTCAAAGCCGGCTGCCGAACCGAAGGCACGATGCCCGGCGGCCTGAAGGTCCAGCGCCGCGCCGCCGGCCTGTACCGGCAACTCAGCGAGCACCCCGAAGCCAACCTGAGCGACGCGCTGAATGTACTGGACTGGGTCAACCTCTACGCCTTGGCCGTCAACGAGGAAAACGCTGCCGGCGGGCGGGTGGTGACGGCGCCAACCAATGGCGCCGCGGGCATCATCCCCGCGCTCCTGCATTACTACGTGCGCTTCATCCGAGGCGCGAACGAGGACGGTATCGTGCGCTTCCTGCTCACCGCCGCCGCCATCGGAATTCTGTACAAGGAAAACGCCTCTATCTCCGGTGCCGAAGTGGGCTGTCAGGGTGAGGTCGGTGTCGCCTGCTCGATGGGGGCTGGCGCGCTCTGCGAGGTGTTAGGCGGCACCCCGCGCCAGGTTGAAAACGCCGCGGAGATCGGCATGGAACATAACCTCGGGCTAACCTGCGACCCGGTCGGCGGGCTGGTGCAGGTCCCGTGTATCGAGCGCAACGCCATGGGCTCGGTAAAGGCCATCAATGCCGCGCGAATGGCGCTCCGCGGAGACGGCAGTCACTTCATCTCGCTGGACAAGGTCATCCGCACCATGCGCCAGACGGGTGCCGACATGAAAAGCAAATACAAGGAAACCGCCCGGGGCGGGCTGGCGGTCAACATCATCGAATGCTAA
- a CDS encoding CopD family copper resistance protein: MSYSLLHVTHLLAAIFFIGTLFVEVLVLSRVREQIEPAQMQKVDKAVGARLRVVLHWVVVFVYGAGIGLAWYHRQALADPFSSSFATLLSLKILLAVGVFFTFGMVAMLLRSGRMTPTRYRRIHWAIFIQMIGIVVLAKGMFYLHW; encoded by the coding sequence ATGAGTTATTCCCTGTTGCATGTCACCCACTTGCTGGCGGCGATCTTCTTTATCGGTACGCTGTTCGTCGAGGTACTGGTGCTCAGTCGCGTGCGTGAGCAGATCGAGCCGGCGCAGATGCAGAAGGTCGACAAGGCGGTCGGCGCTCGCCTGCGAGTGGTGCTCCATTGGGTGGTGGTGTTTGTCTACGGGGCTGGTATCGGCCTGGCCTGGTATCACCGCCAGGCATTGGCGGACCCTTTCTCCAGTAGCTTCGCGACCCTGCTATCGCTGAAGATCCTGCTGGCGGTCGGGGTGTTCTTTACCTTCGGTATGGTCGCGATGCTGTTACGCAGTGGCCGCATGACACCGACTCGTTATCGGCGCATCCATTGGGCGATCTTCATCCAGATGATCGGCATCGTGGTGCTGGCGAAGGGCATGTTCTACCTGCACTGGTAA